One stretch of Candidatus Saccharibacteria bacterium oral taxon 488 DNA includes these proteins:
- a CDS encoding DUF87 domain-containing protein yields the protein MIRKSRTPIFIKRISNAISAPKRRRDRQREERQKELNITFGEQDTLDILSYAGLEENVDYLCIDGVYMRTLFISGYPFVASSDWMDSLIHFNHDIDISYHLHEVDARAALPKLNRKITELESMRRAMMREGRIVGSEITDPLESAIDLRDKIQRGQEKLFQMAIYICIRSETKEELDKTTKLLEANLSARLFYSKVAHYQQLEALQSILPRGEDQLAQKRNLDSSSASLTFPFMSSELVQESGILYGVNKSNNSLVILDRFSLHNANSITFAQSGAGKSYTTKVEILRQLMQGTRVIVIDPEREYKRLAESVKGTYIKLSAKSKQKINPFDLATTVHEISDLSEHTQDLMDVIGLMAESLTAREKAAIDKAVLKIYKKSKTKQPLLEDLYAELRKLGQLKLCEKLEKYISGSLADVFNAQTNVKLDNRLVIFDIKDLPENLRQIMMLIISNFVKNQVMAKPEKQLLIIDEGWILLQHEESARFVAGLVRRARKYYLGVSIISQQANDFLKSEYGRAIASQSALRILMRQDTTTIKGVVNEFNLSEYEQSFLLTCERGDALLIADQNHVAVKVVAAKKEHPLITTNPAELYSS from the coding sequence ATGATTAGAAAATCACGTACACCAATATTTATCAAAAGAATCAGCAACGCAATTAGCGCCCCGAAACGCCGTCGTGACCGCCAGCGCGAAGAGCGGCAAAAAGAACTCAATATCACGTTTGGCGAACAAGACACTCTGGATATTTTATCCTACGCTGGGCTGGAAGAAAATGTTGATTATCTTTGCATTGATGGCGTGTACATGCGCACGCTATTCATTTCTGGATATCCGTTCGTAGCGAGTTCGGATTGGATGGACAGCTTGATTCATTTTAATCACGACATCGACATTAGTTATCATCTACACGAAGTAGATGCCCGAGCGGCACTGCCAAAACTAAATCGTAAAATTACCGAACTTGAATCCATGCGCCGGGCGATGATGCGCGAAGGACGGATTGTTGGCTCGGAAATTACCGACCCACTTGAATCGGCGATTGATTTGCGTGATAAAATTCAGCGCGGTCAAGAAAAATTATTCCAAATGGCGATATACATTTGCATCCGCTCTGAGACTAAAGAAGAACTTGATAAAACCACCAAGTTGCTTGAAGCGAATCTATCGGCACGGTTGTTTTACTCAAAGGTAGCGCACTATCAGCAACTGGAGGCACTGCAATCAATTTTGCCGCGCGGCGAAGATCAGCTGGCGCAAAAGCGTAATCTTGATAGTTCCAGCGCCTCCCTGACTTTTCCGTTTATGTCATCAGAATTAGTCCAGGAATCGGGCATCCTTTACGGTGTCAACAAATCAAACAACTCGCTGGTTATTTTGGATAGGTTTAGTTTACATAATGCTAACTCAATCACATTTGCGCAGTCGGGTGCTGGCAAAAGTTACACCACCAAAGTCGAGATTTTACGCCAACTCATGCAAGGCACGCGTGTCATCGTCATCGACCCAGAGCGTGAATACAAGCGCCTCGCCGAATCAGTAAAAGGCACGTATATAAAATTATCCGCCAAGAGTAAGCAGAAAATTAACCCTTTTGACCTAGCGACGACTGTTCACGAAATTAGTGATTTGTCTGAACATACGCAAGATCTAATGGATGTAATTGGTTTGATGGCTGAAAGTTTAACGGCGCGCGAAAAAGCCGCCATCGACAAGGCGGTTTTGAAAATCTACAAAAAGTCAAAAACCAAACAGCCACTTTTAGAAGATTTATACGCGGAACTTAGGAAATTGGGTCAACTAAAATTATGTGAAAAGTTAGAAAAATATATTTCTGGCTCGTTGGCAGATGTATTCAACGCGCAAACAAATGTTAAATTAGACAACCGCCTGGTCATTTTCGACATCAAAGATTTGCCAGAAAATTTGCGCCAAATTATGATGCTGATTATCTCTAATTTTGTGAAAAATCAAGTCATGGCTAAGCCAGAAAAGCAGCTGTTGATTATCGACGAAGGCTGGATTTTGTTGCAGCACGAGGAATCGGCGCGATTCGTGGCGGGGCTGGTGCGTCGAGCTCGCAAATACTACCTCGGAGTGTCGATCATCTCGCAACAAGCCAATGACTTTCTCAAAAGTGAATATGGCCGCGCCATCGCTTCGCAGAGTGCGCTGCGAATTTTAATGCGCCAGGACACAACGACTATCAAGGGCGTGGTTAACGAATTCAACCTCAGTGAATACGAACAAAGTTTTCTGCTCACCTGTGAACGAGGCGATGCTTTGCTTATCGCCGACCAAAACCATGTTGCCGTTAAAGTTGTGGCAGCCAAGAAAGAGCATCCGCTCATCACTACCAATCCCGCGGAGTTATATTCATCATGA